In the genome of Quercus robur chromosome 3, dhQueRobu3.1, whole genome shotgun sequence, one region contains:
- the LOC126717000 gene encoding zinc finger protein GAI-ASSOCIATED FACTOR 1-like: protein MSNITGGEAGSFSSGNTGGEEVQQQDEQLNHYDPNNGSATQQQQQAPPAKKKRNLPGTPDPSAEVIALSPTTLMATNRFVCEICNKGFQRDQNLQLHRRGHNLPWKLKQRTTTEIRKRVYVCPESSCVHHNPARALGDLTGIKKHFCRKHGEKKWKCDKCSKKYAVQSDWKAHSKTCGTREYKCDCGTIFSRRDSFITHRAFCDALSEENNKAKQGLLSNMGQNLHGQVHPQLMSSIPINNNNNSNTTSGTSGFNQSDTKVPISLPQEVMSFPTNKPLNMVGSLFSGPRSISSSSPSLQLNTSSIFEGNGHQLAGLAAHMPATALLQKAAQMGATVSTSGMNCQIMQNNSFGTSMAPPSFSAIQPQNDQSFINQFIQKGQHGNSYENGMPDNLGMTNMGMLNGLLDQNSAILKNIKHDNSNSNSTVLHGGDSKAGLTSSTKDSNGSEDMMTLDFLGIGGGARHGNFYELQQQKQQEMGFEGISQRIQGLSHFQQQASMEKPMWEV from the exons ATGTCAAATATCACAGGTGGTGAGGCTGGGAGCTTCTCTTCTGGCAACACTGGTGGAGAGGAAGTTCAGCAACAAGATGAGCAACTCAATCACTATGACCCCAACAATGGTTCCGCCACCCAACAACAACAGCAAGCTCCACCtgctaagaagaaaagaaacctACCAGGAACACCAG ACCCAAGTGCTGAAGTCATTGCTTTATCACCAACCACCCTGATGGCCACAAACCGATTTGTGTGTGAAATTTGCAACAAGGGGTTCCAAAGGGACCAAAACCTTCAATTACATCGTCGAGGCCATAATCTGCCATGGAAGCTCAAGCAAAGAACAACCACTGAAATCAGGAAGAGGGTCTATGTTTGTCCAGAATCTTCATGTGTCCATCACAACCCGGCTCGAGCATTAGGCGATCTTACAGGAATTAAGAAACACTTTTGCAGAAAACATGGTGAGAAAAAATGGAAATGTGACAAATGTTCCAAGAAATATGCCGTGCAGTCTGATTGGAAAGCTCATTCAAAGACATGTGGTACAAGGGAATATAAATGTGACTGTGGCACCATCTTCTCCAG GAGAGATAGCTTCATCACACACAGAGCCTTCTGTGATGCCCTATCtgaagaaaacaacaaagcaaaGCAAGGACTATTGTCTAACATGGGACAAAACTTACATGGCCAAGTTCATCCCCAGCTCATGTCCTCAATAcccatcaacaacaacaataactcCAACACAACGAGTGGAACATCCGGATTCAACCAATCTGATACTAAAGTACCAATATCTTTGCCCCAAGAAGTCATGTCCTTCCCTACAAATAAACCCTTGAACATGGTAGGAAGCCTCTTTAGCGGTCCAAGAAGcatttcttcttcctctccttCACTTCAACTCAACACGAGTTCCATTTTTGAAGGAAATGGACACCAATTGGCTGGCTTAGCTGCACACATGCCTGCCACAGCTTTGTTACAGAAAGCAGCACAAATGGGTGCAACTGTGAGTACTAGTGGCATGAACTGTCAAATAATGCAGAATAATAGCTTTGGTACAAGCATGGCACCACCATCATTTAGTGCAATTCAGCCTCAAAATGATCAATCATTCATAAACCAGTTCATCCAAAAAGGCCAACATGGAAATTCATATGAGAATGGCATGCCTGATAACCTGGGAATGACCAACATGGGAATGTTGAATGGTCTACTTGATCAAAACAGTGCAATATTAAAGAACATAAAGCATGACAATAGCAACAGTAATAGTACTGTATTGCATGGTGGAGATTCAAAAGCAGGGTTAACTAGCTCCACAAAAGATTCTAATGGGAGTGAGGATATGATGACATTGGATTTCTTGGGGATAGGAGGAGGAGCAAGACATGGGAATTTTTATGAACTACAGCAACAAAAGCAACAAGAAATGGGGTTTGAAGGAATTAGTCAAAGAATTCAGGGATTGAGTCACTTTCAGCAACAAGCATCAATGGAAAAACCCATGTGGGAGGTTTAA